TCGGCGGATATGTATTTAACCTTATTGGCAGATTGCCTGTGGTCGGAGATAGAATAGATGATGAGAACTGCCACTATGAAGTGCGTAAAATGGATGGAACTAGCATTTTAACTGTTAAAGTACGTAAAAAGATTGAAAGCGAAGAGAGTGATTAAATTTTAGGCGGTCTTTGCCGCCTAAGCACTATTTGTCTGAATTTTTAATATATGCATAATCTGAAATTTTAGTCCACTCTCTACCTATTTTCATATAGCTTCTTTGCGATTCTAAAATTTCTTTAAACATAGGATCTTTTGCGCTTAATTCATTTAAAATTTCATCTGTCGCTTTTTCTAAAGCACTCATTATTTCTGGAGAAAATGATGTTATTTTAATATCCGGATACTCTTTTTTAATCCTATCAAGAACAATTGCATTTTGGTATGTCGCATATTCATAAACATAGTCAGAGACTACCTTTGTTGCCGCTTCAATTATATATTTTAGATCTTCTGGCATCTTGTCAAATAGTTTTTTATTTATATAAAATTCATTCTCGCTAGCAGGCTCTTGCCATCCTGTGTAATAGTATTTTGCTACTTTTTGAAAGCCAAAGCTAATATCTAGTGCGGGACTCACCCATTCTACCGCATCTATAGTATTCATTTCGAGTGCCATATAAAGCTCGCCTATAGGAATTGTATTGATATTTACTCCAAGTTTTGACATGATTTCACCGCCAAGCCCTGTCATTCTAAGCTTTAATCCTTTTAGATCGTCAATAGTTTTTATCTCTTTTTTGAACCATCCGCCCATCTGCATACCGAAATTTCCACCTAAAAATGTTACTAAATTATGCTCCGCAAATACTTTTTTTGATAGCTCTTTACCGCCTCCATAATTATACCAAGCATGCTGTTCGGATATGCTCATACCAAAAGGGACTGTTGTAAAAAGCATTAGTTTTGCATCCTTACCCTTATAAAAGTAGCTTGCTGTATATCCTAGATCATATTGTCCGCTTTTAACCATATCAAGCACTGCAAATGCAGCTTTGTGCTTTGATGGGTAGTCCACTCGCACTTCTATACGCCCATTACTCATCTTCTCAACCAACTCTTTAAATTTTTTCGGAGCCTCCCCAAGTGCCGGAACGTTACTTTCGTAAGTTGCGGCAAGTTTTAATTTATATTTTTCAGCTGCCGACGAGCTTAGAGCTAAAATTACACTTATTGCAAGTGTAGTCAGTAGTTTCATATTTTCTCCTTTGATATTAAGATTTACTAAATTATATGGCTTTTATATTATGTTTTTGTCTTAATATCAATTTTTAATTATTTTAAATTTAAAAATTGAGTAAATTTGTAAATAAATCCAAATATAATTAACTTTTTGTAATTATTATATAAAAATAAAATTTTCAACTTAAATTTTATAATAAAGTTATATAATGTAATGATAATTCTTAAGGAGTATGGATGAGAGTGATTCAAGCTAGTAAAATTACCAATGTTGTCGGTAGGCTTTGCAAAGAGGCCTGTTATATCGTAACCCCTGATATGAGAGAGGCTT
This Campylobacter sp. RM16189 DNA region includes the following protein-coding sequences:
- the dctP gene encoding TRAP transporter substrate-binding protein DctP, producing MKLLTTLAISVILALSSSAAEKYKLKLAATYESNVPALGEAPKKFKELVEKMSNGRIEVRVDYPSKHKAAFAVLDMVKSGQYDLGYTASYFYKGKDAKLMLFTTVPFGMSISEQHAWYNYGGGKELSKKVFAEHNLVTFLGGNFGMQMGGWFKKEIKTIDDLKGLKLRMTGLGGEIMSKLGVNINTIPIGELYMALEMNTIDAVEWVSPALDISFGFQKVAKYYYTGWQEPASENEFYINKKLFDKMPEDLKYIIEAATKVVSDYVYEYATYQNAIVLDRIKKEYPDIKITSFSPEIMSALEKATDEILNELSAKDPMFKEILESQRSYMKIGREWTKISDYAYIKNSDK